Part of the Vigna radiata var. radiata cultivar VC1973A chromosome 11, Vradiata_ver6, whole genome shotgun sequence genome is shown below.
CTGAGGATGTTGTTAGTTCCTCTTTGTATTTCCTTAGTAGCAAGAAAAGCACAGCACCCACATCGGCATTTTCCCAggtaatatttataaaacaaacttAACATTCTATTATGTCTCTATTCCTAGTAGAATGCTTTAAAAATTGGACTCAAATGCCATGGTTCACGTAACCTACAAAATCAGATTAACTTGTTGAAGAAGGTTCTGGTATCATGGGAGCTACTGATTTAATTTTAGGactgttcttttcttttgcgGCTTCTGTAAGCCTTGTCCTTGTacattatgaattttaatatgtttttccaTATATTGTTTGATTTGACAGTGTCAATTACTCAACATCAGTTACTGTCCACCAACAGAAGACAGTATTCCACAAGCTAATAGTTTGGTATGTTACCATATtttgtttagaatttttagTTAACTTTTCTTCTTATGACGTGCTAACGATTGCTGCCAGGTATTAGTGGTGTATAACCCACTTGGATGGAATCGTTCAGACATTTTAAGAATTCCAGTGAGTATCTATTCATTTGCTTGCTTGTGgtattataaaataaaccaaGTGCTATTTCACGTCATAACTTATTGGACTTTCTTCTAAGTCTAGCATATGTAAGTGGCGTTATACTGTAATGCTCACTTTCTGCATTTTTCACTTTCCTCAAATGCAATGCTTCTCTTAATTGTTTCATTAAATTTTCTGTACTTCATCCAACTTACATCTGAAGGGTACTATCGTTTGCATTAGGTTAATGACGCAAACCTTGTTGTCAAAGATTCATTGGGAAATAATGTTCAAACACAATACATAGAAGTGGATAGTGTTACAGCAAATTTAAGAGAAATCTACGTCAAAGTCTATCTTGGGGTGTCACCAAAACAAGCCCCAAAGTACTGGCTTCTGTTTCAGGCTTCAGTACCTCCACTTGGATGGAGTACGTATTTCATttctaaaacagaaaaaaaaggtATTGTTAAGCTTtacccttttcctttttctaactTCAAAGTCTAATGCCATGCTCAGAATGCTAACTGGATGCACATTTGATTGCCATACTcgtaattttctatttttcttttcatcttttctccaaagtttctaaaaagaatactttaattttaattgaattcaaattttataccaACATTTTGTGAATGTTAATTTTCAGCAGTTTCATATTTCATATCCTTTACttgtgtttcaatttaattagttGAAAGCAGAAAGGGATTTCTTTCGCACCTCACCACCAGTCAGAGAAACGATACAATTGAAGTAGGACCTGGAAATTTGAAGCTGTCTTTTTCTTCAAGGTCTGGACAACTCATACGCATGCATAATTCCAGAACTGGAGTAAGTAATTTGAAGCCTAATTCGCCCAGAAGATTAATATTCCAAATAGTGCTAATTATATGAATGTGTCTCTTCATACACTcaattaattaacatatttcGAGATATATTTTGAAGGGTGCAGATTTTTACCGagaattttcatgttttttcaaatcttttttcaGGTAGATGTACAAATTCAGCAAAGCTATCTCTGGTATAATTCTAGTGTAAGTGTCGGTctatgattttgaattttaagaaCAACACTTACTCTTGTTCGAAGTATGCTACAATATCAGCTTTGTTATTCCTCCAGGATTCTGGCGCATATACTTTTCGGCCCGATTCCCCTCCAATTATTGTTTCAAAATCAGTAAGTTTCTACCTCTAACTGGTTAACTCAAATATTGAAGTGTTTTAGCTAAGGTAGTTTCTAAATTTCCCTATAAAAGCATTTGCATGGGGTCTTAATGTTTTAACTTCTGAGTTGTATATGCTATTAATTTCACCTAGATCGTGGTTCATCGATAAATATTTCCTGGTATTTTGCCTTCTTTATATGTGTATTCACATTTGTTTTTATGATGACGAGTTTCCCAAAGAATATTACTGACATTTTTTCTCAATAGAAACACTTGGTttcataaaaaaagaatcacaaaATAAGAAGCTATTCTGAAATTGAAACCCACCTGCTGTGTTTACAAGTTTTTCCTCAGTGTGAGAAAATGTTTTTCAACGATCATTTATACTTTAACTTTTTAAGTGGTATAAAAGTATTACATTAAAATAGTGTGTTTATCCGTATGTTGCTGTCAGATGTACACTCAAGTATTCGACTGATTAAAGTATAGGTTCAACTGTCTgaattgacaaaaaataatgttctaATTAGACACCTAGCTAGCAAAGAGTGTTCAAGTAGTGTGTCGTGAAGATGTTAGTGTTGGAAAAGGTCTGACACAGCAACAAGGAAAATGATACACGAACGTACTTCCTAGCAAAATATTGTGCCTCCACAGATgcattttgatttatttgatgCAATGCAGGTGCCCTTCAAGATAATCCGCGGACCATTAGTGGATGAGGTTCATCAGAATTTTAGTTCATGGATTTACCAGGTTAGTGAAACTGATAGACTCTTAGTTGCTATGGGTGTTTTTTATTCCCGAGTTTAGTGGAGATGAACTTAAAACCTATTTCTTGAGTTGGGTAAGTGATAATGTGGTATACATATGCCGAAAAAGAATTGGATTCTTGCAAGAGGAGAAGCAATAAGGCATATAACGTTGTCTAGGATCTCGCACAATGATCATTTTAATTTGCAGTCTTCATTTTGCATTAGATAGATTAGAAATAACAaggattttgaaattaaaaaataagcacATAAAGAACATTGTAGTGGGGGAAGTTTTAAAGCTAAAACTCATCCATTTATAATGGGTACTGTCTTTAATTACCTACAGAGTTTTTTTAGTGCATGAGTTACTTACtggtttattgtttatttcGTTTAGATTACCAGGGTTTACAAAGACAAGGAGCATGCTGAGATTGAATACACTGTAAGTCCCATCATCTAGCCTAGTGAAAGATAACTTATTTTGAAGGTGTAGCACCTAAATAAATACAGAGGCTGTTAGGTGGTCTAATGTTGATTGTGAAGttgtaaaaacaaatataacataaagGATATTCTGGCATATTTTTGAAGATTGGTTCAATTCCTACGGAGGATGAAGTTGGGAAAGAGGTAATCACACAATTGACAACAGGTATGCTGACAAACAAAGAGTTTTACACTGATTCTAATGGAAGAGATTTTTTGAAACGGGTAAGTCTCTTGTACAAATTTTCTTCGGTTTATCTTGCAGTGTTccagagattaaaaaaaaaatacaaaattaactttaataaaaattatgcaGGTACGAGATTATAGGGAAGATTGGCCCCTTAAAGTTAATGAGCCAGTAGCAGGCAACTATTATCCAGTAAACTTCTTTGCTCGGTTAATTTCTTCTGGAGTTTTAGTTTCTGTTGCTAATAATCAATATccaattgaagaaaagaagaataattaacTTCTACTTTTCTAACTTATTTTTCTCCCATTCAGCTCAATCTTGGAATTTATATTAAGGATAAGAAATCTGAATTATCAATCTTAGTTGATCGGGCTACTGGAGGAGGCAGTATAAAAGATGGTCAGGTGGAACTCATGCTTCATAGGTACAAAACCAAACTACGAGATGCTTTTAGATTGTATACCAAGTACTAATTACTGATTTTTACCACTCCAGGCGACTGCTTTCTGATGATGGCAAAGGAGTAAACGAAAATCTTGACGAACAAGTGTGCCAAAATAATAATTGTCAAGGACTAACAGTATGACAACAATGTCCCAAATTATTTCATGTTCAAGCACatataattgattgaatgaaaatttagttttatgcTCCCGTTTTCTGCATGTCCATGTATATGCATGCTGGtcaaatatatagaaaaaatgagTGAAATTTTAGAATCCGACATcttgtataattaaaaatgggCTTGTGCTTTAATTTCCAGTTCAAGAACTTGTGTTTTTGAGTGGTTGTTGTATATAAAACTGTCTCCTAGTTGTATGAAATTCTATCCCCTCTTTTGTAATATCTTGTTCTTTGTATAAGGTAAGAGGAAATTATCATGTGGCCATCCACAACCTTGGAGCTGGTTCACAATGGCGCCGTACAACTGGTCAGGAAATTTATTCACCACTGTTATTGGCGTTTACACATGAGGTATGACTTAATGGTAACTACTTCATAGATTAATCATCGCCATATTACATATTCTTAAGATATTTATTGATCAGAACATGGGAAATTGGAAGACCTTCCATGAGACCAAAGGAACTCTCATTGACCCTAATTACAGCTTACCTCCCAATGTAGCTCTGATAACTCTCGAGGTACACTTACACCAGCAGAACTACTTACTAGAGCACACTTGACTCTACTCTGTCATTCTTTCTCTCTAACTTAGGTAGTTTTGCAGGAGTTGGATGATGGAATGGTGCTTCTCCGTTTGGCGCATCTATATGAGgtataataatttaatcaatatcaaatatcattttccacTTCACATTTTGTTTTATACATACTCTCCTCTTAGGAAAATAGTGCATGAACAACACAAATGTGATGAGAAAGAAGTATAAATATggagtaaaaataataataatgataataataaatggATAATATCAATTAGCAAGTACAAATATCTATATATCATTATTCGTCATGTGTGAAATCTGctcatcaatttttttcttgttttaaatgTGATTAGTCTGGTGAAGACGCCCAGCTTTCAACTTTAACCAAAGTTGAATTGAAGAAAATGTTTATCACAAAAACGGTACATAAAACTCTCCCTAGCCTCGAAgtccattaaataaatatacatttccATTTTGTTCAAGTTTTTATATGTGAAGCTCAAACTTCTTTAGAGAAtcattatttagatttttttgaGGCTACTGTATGTGTGGAATAATTACTGTTTGGTGTTTTATTATGCAGATAAAGCAGTTGACTGAGGTCAGTTTATCAGCTAACCAAGAGAGGtcaaaaatgaagaagaaaacatgGAAGGTTGAAGGGGACAAGGGACAAGAATCAAAAGCAGTTAGGGGTGGTCCTGTCAGCCAAATCACTCTTGTAGTTGAACTTGGTCCAATGGAAATTCGCACTTTCCTACTGAAATTCTAAAAATGGCACAACtcaatatgaatattttatcataaaacatGTTCATTGCAATCTTCTGTATCTTATTGTAGAATCCTGTTAGACAATTAATTATGCAAATTAAacttacaatttatttataaatacttgtaaaaaacaaaataatatttcgaCTGTTggaagaattttcaaaattctcttatgaaaatttttaataatattaatttttgaacttatatatataattgtaacaaaaaaataaaaaaagaaatagacaCTGCTAACGCACTCTACGGAGTTTAGATTAAATTACTAAGACTGCAGTAAGTTTAATATGAAACTCTTACGGGTATTCGCGCGGGAATCTTGAAGCGGAAGTTATAATCTGTCACATTGCCACGCGTCTCTTCTTTATTGGCCATTCCTTTCCCTCTCGCGACTCAAAACTCAACGCTCCATTACTGCAACTAAGCTCACTCTCCGGCAATGGCTTATCAAAACCCTAATCAAAGAAATTCTCTCTATCCTCAGGTAATCGATTCTAACCCCGATGCTCCCTCGCCTCTCCACAATACCAATCCCTCATCCTCTTCGCAAACCACACTTTACCCCTCCATTGACTACAACGACCTCGTTCAAAATCTCTTTCCCGAGGATGCCTCCGCTGCTGGCTCCCCCTCCGCGCCGCTTGAGGCCACCGAGGAGGTCCTCCTCCGCATCCCCGGCGCGATCCTCAACCTCGTCGATAAGGACTACAGCGTCGAGCTTGCGTGCGGTGACTTTTCCGTCATCCGCCTCCGGCAGGGAGATAACGCCGTCGCCGTGTACGCGCGCGTCGCCGAAGAGATCCAATGGCCACTGGCGAAGGATGCGACCGCCGTGAAAGTCGACGATTCGCACTACTTCTTCTCGTTCCGCGTCCCCAAGGGCTCCGATCCCGGGGAGGAGGAAGAGGATGTTCTTAGCTACGGGTTAACGATCGCGTCGAAGGGGCAGAAGGAGCTTCTGAAGGAGCTTGACGCGGTTTTGGAGAGCTGTAGCTGCTTCTCCGTGCAGAGTGTTTCGGAGAATGCGAAGAAGAAAGGGGAGGCTCTGGATGGGAGCGTGGCGAAAGAAGTTTCGCCGAAAGATTTGAAGTcggggaagaagaaggagatgaTGGAGGAGCGGTGCGCTGCGTACTGGACGACATTAGCGCCCAATGTGGAGGATTATAGTGGAACTGCTGCGAGGATGATCGCTGCAGGATCTGGACATGTGGTTAAGGGGATCTTGTGGTGTGGGGATGTGACCATGGACAGGTTGGAATGGGGGAATAAGGTTATGAAAAAGAAGATCACTCCTGGTTCCAATGCTGAGGTTAGTCCTCAGACCTTGAAGCGGATTAAGAGGTGGGCTATTAGTTATGCATAATATTGTTATCGTTGATATCATTGTGATTTCTGTGCCTAATTCTACATTGGTAGTTTGTGTGACAGATTTTTCGGgttaatcttattaaaatttgGTAATTTACCTTGGAATTTCCGGAATTTGATTAAATGTATTGCTAggatttatttgttataaagaTTTTACAACTAGgagtttaatttatatacattgttagattataaaattttaaatcatcaattgatcaGAAATTATCACTATGGTTTGTAAGGAAGTTGTGCTGAAAATAGTTTGTAATTGGAATCAACCTGAAAATCTTTTATACTATTGGTTAAATAATTAGAATTCGCTTtctatataacttttaaatacaGAGACTAAGATTTTTCAAATGAGTATATGTCAATCTATAGTGGGATGATTGTGTAAAAAAgccttttacattttttatgtactgcaattaaatttgaatttaccTATGGTTAGGGaaactttttattatagaaTGGTCTGCCTCATATGTTACTAAATTTGTTAAGAATTCTTATATTAAGTACTTGGTTTTGTAACTGAGCTTCAAATAGAATGGTAATACGTCTGTGCCCAGAATGTgcaatgaatttaatttatatgcattTCTATGGtaattgtttttaagatttCAACTAATTAGAAATCACCATATGAATTTTAAActacttattataaaaaacttgTTACGTTGCTAATGTGTTTTACTAAAATTGGGTAAATAATAATTGACCAAAAATATAGCTCTTCCAGTGTATTTCATGTCATGcctataataaatgttttattaaacGAGGAAGATAGAGTCACCtacttttttatgttatagTTAGTATCTTTTTTTGTGTTATCAGTTCAAGTGATCATTGAATTGACAATTTCGACCTTTGATTTAATATGCGTTTCTTTTACAGGGTTAAGAGAGTTACTAAAATGACAGAAAAAGTAGCAAATGGTTTCCTCTCCGGGGTCGTGAAAGTGTCTGGATTTTTCACCGGTTCAGTGGTAAACTCAAAAGCTGGAAAGAAATTTTTCAGCTTTCTACCGGGGGAAGTTTTACTTGCATCGTTGGATGGATTCAGTATGTCAGCTATATTATTACTACTGAAATGCTTGAGTTCCTCGTTTTAACcaatagttttatattaaaaatatctttcaaataaaatGACAGGAATAACCCATTGATTTGTGATTTGACTCGCACAattgttaggtagttgtttgtaaCATGATTTTCAGACGACATTGAATTTTGTGACGCATGAATAAACCTGTGGGATTTCGTATCATTCACGTGGATGATATTGAACCATATTGTCAACTCGATAGGGGTGTTTTAACTTGAAAATTTAGCACAAGGTAATTCCTAGAATTTGGACCTTTGTCAATTTGTGGGGTAAAGTTTGGTCCTAAATCCAAATTCTAAGAAAAATATCGGCTCACTTACTCAAATGATTTTATgatagtttaatattattttttttttatcaaaattgtaaTTCAAGAATTAGAAATCTTGTCCATCTAATAAGCATGCCAATTTTATGCTTATACTAGAGTTGGTTGGCGTTGTCTAGTGTAGTAGATAATTCAGTTAGTGTTGTATCTTAGGTAGTTAGTGTGCTGTTAACTAACTACTTATAATAGTTCTATAAATAGTAATGATCTATTGTGATACATGTgtgtgaaatatataatttcagaTTCAGTATCATTCCTTGTTCTCATCCTTTTCAACTCTGTTCTTATGAGTGTGTTTAGTGTGTTCAAAACCTTGCTTAATtagtttgtttcattttttgtttcaatgttcaCAACATATAAGAATTTGTTTGGTTTGATAGAACATTTTTggttttcatttcttgttttccttttccaaaataattaaagaaatgtcttcttgtttttaaaaacGTATGCATGAACTAGTTAAAACAACATTAGCCGCCTTTTGTATTTTCCGTACAAATTTTCAAGAACTGAAATTAGAgtgaaatgtgaaaattttaattattatgaaaactaTAGTAGACATAGAAAATGTTctctaaaacataatatattaaaagtgtCTTAAATAGATAAACTAACATGTATCGTTATGGTTAACCGAATGTCAATTATTTCTGCTTGCTGCTACAATCTATTTGGTCTGGTTGTAAGGCAATGATTTTCTATCAACATTTTCACCCTTACCACCAGTTATTATTGtatgctgaaaaaaaaaattcaaggatAATGATTAGTTATCCTAATATACACTTTAGTGATTCTGGAGTTGGATAGGATCGAAGAACATTTAAGTGAAGACCTGGCGTACATTGTTAGAAATTGGGTATGGTGATGATAGATGATGTGGGCATTGTATTTTCACACGGGAGATTCATGTGCATGTGATTTGTCACTCCTTTTTCATTCAGATAAAGTTATCGTCTTCAATAGTAGCATCCTTACCTGATTGTGAAGATACATAAACGTAGTGAATTACTTTTGAGTTTGATCTGCGAGTCTGAGATTTCTTGAATCAGTGTAGCAAGATTATATTCTGTTTGATACGACTGTGATAGGGATTTGAGTATTATGGGGTGCTTAAGTCCCACATTAAGGTAGTATGCGATACTTGGTGGAGTATTTAagtgttttgttctttcttcttgATAGCTAGTTTTAGGGTGGACTCAGCAAGTGTTTTTAGGTGCTTAAATATTTGTGTCAAATTTAGCAACTCAAGGTGATTTACCTCTCATCAGATCTCCTTGATTCGTCATGTAAATATTGTTAGGGCCCTCCATCTTGGTCCATGATCAATTTTTAgtcaattatatttattgatcaAGACCCTTATATTTGAACTGTTAAGATTGGCAAACCATTATTTCGTTGATTTTTTATCGTTTACCTAGCTAGTTATTACTTAATAGTCTGTCTGTCCagtaaaagtttgaattttcttatttgCGTACCTCTTAAGTTTCAAATTTCTTGTAAATAGGTAAAGTGTGTGATGCTGTTGAAGTGGCTGGAAAGAATGTTATGTCAACGTCATCGACTGTGACAACAGAGCTTGTGAATCACAGGTAAAGCTTGATGTATGCATTATCTAGAGTGTAAAATACCTATGCATTAGGGAATGAGTCTGGTGATAGTATAATATTTACTTAAACTATTGATCAATATCTCTTGCTGTGATGTGATTAACTAATGATACTATGGGAGACTACGGCATACGAGTAATTTTGCACTGGTCTATAAAATACCCACTACATACCAAGAGTTCTAGATTCGCATACTTGGGAGTGTGAATTAAAAGTTGATTCCATGTATAATCACCAAAAATGAGGAGATCTTGACTTCTCTAGTATATAATATCTCAATGATTCCATCCAAACTGCGGACTCTAGAAAGagagttacaattattaaaTTGGAATTATTAGCATGTAATATCTCGAAATCCTAAATCTTTCAATACTTCATTCCTTGGGTGGTTAGGAATTAGTAATGTTCATCGTGTTCGTTTTTTAACATTTGCTCTTGAGGGCAAGTCAtctaaattctatttatttgaatgatttttttcaatgtgCTCTGAAATGCTATTATCGGATATCACGTAGAGGATGCGTTAGTAAACATTAAAAGCTAGTTACACTTTTAAATAGTATTCAATTTGATCCCTTAACCATAGCCTTTATGAAACTGTATATCATTTTTTATGACATACTTTCAGAATATAAGCATAAAATATAGCATGAGTGGAATGCCATCATGCTTCTCTAACAAATCAGAAGTGAATTTGGCAATCTTTATACTGCAGGTATGGAGAACAAGCAGCTGAAGCGACGAGTGAAGGCTTTACTGCTGCTGGCCATGCTTTGGGTACTGCCTGGGCTGCCTTTAAGATCAGGAAGGCTATCAACCCTAAGAGTGTTCTTAAACCTACAACCATCGCCAAAGCTGGTGCTAAAGCTGCAGCTTCTGAATTTAAGGCTAAAAGTTCCAAGTAATTTATGCCTGAAACTGCCACTTCGGCTTTTCATTTCCCAACATCAACGCGtgatttgttgttgttgatgttatCCTTCCTGTTTTCACTGTGTGAATGGGATTTGGATCCTCTCGTTTTTCTATAATTCAGAGAAAGATAGTTACCATGTGAGAACCCACCATGATTTGTCATGAGATCCACtagttttattgaaaaaaagaaaaatctctcTTTAAGAAGACCATATCTCGATACTGGAGAGCATGGTATGATCCAAATATGTGTATATACTTGATGTACCTGGTATAGCAACTGTATTTATGGCGTGGGCTGCAAGAACTTCGAATACATATGGGGATGAATGTtcgaaattaaaataacatttttagttCTGGTCTCCGTGAAATGTTTCATTGTTCGCAACAGTTTGAAAAGTGAGATTGTAATTACATATCTCTTTCACTCTTTTATGGACTGTAACACTTAGGTACAGAAATTTTAAATCTGCAGGCGATTGGAAGGTTTCAAAGACTAGTGCTTGAGATATGCTGCCATGATATGCAGGCGATTATAGAATGAGATATGcgttatatattttatcacttCACATGCTACTCACAATCTTCTCACTGGTTCTTCCTAACACCGTCGGCTTATTGTACAAAAACAAAGTCTCCCTTCAAGCTCTCAAGCAACATTCCTTTTCAAAATCGACTAACACAGTTCATCCACACCAGTTTGAATAACAGTTGAGCAAAACACCTAAAGTAGAAAAACTACGGATGAcaaaactgcaccaaaataCTGGCAAACAAAACTAAATTgacctataaaaaaaaaatagggatcGGTAGTGGTTCAAAAACAGGGTAACCCATACAGGAATGCTAAACGTTACAAGTAGTTGAAATCACCAAATGATTGGCAAACAGTATAATTTGACGGatcttaatcaaatataaaacaccGCACATTACAAGCTTCATATTAACGGTGAAAATGGTACTCAAAATAGGGGCCAAAAGTTGAACATAAACtatcaaagaaacaaaatttgaaaatttgtaattaagcATATCTTTAACAATCTCCTTAAGTAGTCTTGTCAGCTTTAGCAGCAGTGGCAGCAGCTTGCCCCCTAAGACGACCAGTTCTCCTGGCGGCAATCAGACCGACCTTCTGGCCAGGAGGAGCATCACGTCTGACAGTACTAGCATGCCCAATGTGCTGGTGGTTACCTCCTCCGTGAGGATGCTCAACTGGGTTCATAGCCACACCACGCACCTTAGGCCAGCAGTTCCTCTTCACTCTAAACTTGTGGTAAGCATTACCAGCCTTGAGAAGAGGCTTCTCAGTTCTCCCTCCACCCGCAACTTGCCCAATCATTGCCCTACATGCACTCGGCACAATCTTCTTCGCTCCAGAAGGAAGCTTAATCCTGCCAACAGTGCAAAGTTGCATTCAAACGCTTGCACATTTGTCCAGAGAGTAAACTTCCCCCTTACAAAATCCAACtactctaaaaaaataaaaataatagatattacataaaatatagAACATAGTTCATATATCTGCCGGATTATCAACTCCTAATTTGGCATTGCGAATATAACATGCTTTACAATAAGAACCTGATAGGCCGTTAACCGTCTTCGTAATATAGaacaaaaaataagtaaaaaagaaaCCATTTGATTTATTACCTAAATAtgcaaattcaataatattaacatCACTAAAATCTAATTATCCATAACCTAATCATAACTCATGGACAAgtttacttcattttttttttcgtattcGATGATACAAATACTATTTTCTGTTACAAATACAGTCAATCGATGGAAGTCATCCAAACAGGGTGCCTAATTATAACTCGCTTTACTCTCAACTTATTCATCCAGAATCCCTAAGTAAATGCCGAGCTTTCAGTTCCCTAATTTTCTACAATATTAACAAATAGAATTCACTTTAGTTaacagtaaaa
Proteins encoded:
- the LOC106776681 gene encoding alpha-mannosidase; amino-acid sequence: MLERMTIISECFCVILLLYSCGSVVCVKYNTGASIVPGKLNVHLVAHSHDDVGWLKTVDQYYVGSNHTIQGACVENVLDSVVMSLQRDQNRKFVFAEMAFFHRWWVEQTPETQAQVTKLVDGGQLEFVNGGWCMHDEATTHYVDMIDQTTLGHRFIKNQFNKVPRAGWQIDTFGHSAVQAYLLGAELGFDSVHFARIDYQDREKRKVDKTLEAVWRGSKTFGSSAQIFSNTFPVRYGPPENFHFEVNDDFVPIQDDPLLFDYNVEQRVRDFIAAAITQANVTRTNHIMWTMGDDFQYQYAESWFKQMDKLIHHVNKDGRMNALYSTPSIYTDAKNAANQQWPLKIDDYFPYADGPHDCWTGYYTSRPAFKRYVRILSGYYLAARQLEFFAGKKSTVNHTSDLGDALAIAQHHDAVSGTAKQHTTDDYAKRLAIGASRAEDVVSSSLYFLSSKKSTAPTSAFSQCQLLNISYCPPTEDSIPQANSLVLVVYNPLGWNRSDILRIPVNDANLVVKDSLGNNVQTQYIEVDSVTANLREIYVKVYLGVSPKQAPKYWLLFQASVPPLGWSTYFISKTEKKVESRKGFLSHLTTSQRNDTIEVGPGNLKLSFSSRSGQLIRMHNSRTGVDVQIQQSYLWYNSSDSGAYTFRPDSPPIIVSKSVPFKIIRGPLVDEVHQNFSSWIYQITRVYKDKEHAEIEYTIGSIPTEDEVGKEVITQLTTGMLTNKEFYTDSNGRDFLKRVRDYREDWPLKVNEPVAGNYYPLNLGIYIKDKKSELSILVDRATGGGSIKDGQVELMLHRRLLSDDGKGVNENLDEQVCQNNNCQGLTVRGNYHVAIHNLGAGSQWRRTTGQEIYSPLLLAFTHENMGNWKTFHETKGTLIDPNYSLPPNVALITLEELDDGMVLLRLAHLYESGEDAQLSTLTKVELKKMFITKTIKQLTEVSLSANQERSKMKKKTWKVEGDKGQESKAVRGGPVSQITLVVELGPMEIRTFLLKF
- the LOC106777625 gene encoding protein EARLY-RESPONSIVE TO DEHYDRATION 7, chloroplastic is translated as MAYQNPNQRNSLYPQVIDSNPDAPSPLHNTNPSSSSQTTLYPSIDYNDLVQNLFPEDASAAGSPSAPLEATEEVLLRIPGAILNLVDKDYSVELACGDFSVIRLRQGDNAVAVYARVAEEIQWPLAKDATAVKVDDSHYFFSFRVPKGSDPGEEEEDVLSYGLTIASKGQKELLKELDAVLESCSCFSVQSVSENAKKKGEALDGSVAKEVSPKDLKSGKKKEMMEERCAAYWTTLAPNVEDYSGTAARMIAAGSGHVVKGILWCGDVTMDRLEWGNKVMKKKITPGSNAEVSPQTLKRIKRVKRVTKMTEKVANGFLSGVVKVSGFFTGSVVNSKAGKKFFSFLPGEVLLASLDGFSKVCDAVEVAGKNVMSTSSTVTTELVNHRYGEQAAEATSEGFTAAGHALGTAWAAFKIRKAINPKSVLKPTTIAKAGAKAAASEFKAKSSK